Part of the Ctenopharyngodon idella isolate HZGC_01 chromosome 8, HZGC01, whole genome shotgun sequence genome, CCTGCGCATACGAAGTTCTGATGGCAGAACACACACGGAGCCGACCCgtctgaatcccaaatggcccATCTGGGCGATGATTGACGTCTATGGACAGACCACGTCAGTGGTGATGCTTGGTGAGGCTTCTGATGTATCATATTGTGTTCTGAgagcattaaataaataaataaataaagtatgattgatatatatatatatagtgctagTGGTATAGTAGCGTGGTATACCGTGTCAAATATAATTGTACCGCCATAATGCTTTTCTGTAAGAGAAAGAGCCAGgggtttttaaactttttgatgcCAAGGAAGGACTGCCAAATACAACAAATCTGCTAGCATGGGGCATCCCTTCCTAAAATGTGAAGGCATGCTATTAATGAAAAACCATTTATACAGtttgcaaaaaatattaagagtGATAtcctaaattaaataattggtTTGTATATTGTAATTGTAGagaaaattgtgaaaaataatctaaaaatattTGCTTTAGTAAGTTGCATCATATTTGAGATTAACATACAGAAGAACAAAATTATCACAATATCTTGATTTTGGACTGGTCTTTAGAAagcataatataatattaattatattattattaataatattaaagatAGAATAATTATTAGaataattaacaatattaataataattaataatatgaaataatattattattaataataatatcaaatcTGGTAAATgtgattgtaaaataaataaagtaaaagtatatatatatatatatatatatatatatatatatattactttatttattttacaatcacATTCACCagtatgaaatatatatatttcattagtATCTTAACTGTACATGTTAAATATGACAGCTCTAAaagtacattttgtaaaatcttttttttttgtttcaagatTTGACAGAACACTTATGGCCCCAAGTTTGAAAGCTCCTGGCTTGAAGGTGCAGTAactgatttctgagaaacgctgttgatatttgaaatcaccaaaacaaacatgcCTCCACCCAAATGGATCACACCCCTATCTTgatagctccgcccccaaattcatgaacgctatgcaacacaggcacctcccccctAAGGAGTGTACAGGCCCCTTACTGCTACTTGGCTACAACTGAGTTTTGGTGCTCggtctgatccactttcaacagcgtttctcagaaataccttactgcacctttaagaaaaCCAGGGACATAACTATAtgcctagtttttttttttttttggtagttttCTTTGCCTAACAGTGTATGTGGTCTGTGTATCTGTATTATAGGTTCCAAAAAGAGATGTTGCATCTTCACCAGGAGGTCCTGTGctgctctcacacacactgaagatAAAGAAACGCTAGAAAGAAAGATGGAGCAAATGAACATGCTGGAACAGAGAAACCTGAGAAACCATTACCTTGACAACACAGGTAAGAATCACACAAGTGCAAGGTAGCCGTTATATGGTCTAGTACATGTAGTTTCAACACCTAATCTCTTCTCTTTTCCCCCTCAGATCATGAAACTCCAGACTGTGAGGAATGTGTAGTGTGTTACAGTAATGTGGCAAACAGTCGTTTGAGCTGTGGCCATAAATGTGTTTGTACTCCGTGCGGCATGAGGGTTTACATGACGTTTGGGACCTGCCCTCTGTGTCGTCAGCCCTTGAGTTCCTTCCATCCATATGACTAGTGTTCATCCCATTTAGACTAGTGGCCATTTGGCCTGTTTGCTGAATGTATTTTGTCCAATTCATTTCAGAATTGCTGTTGTGATGTACAAATCTATCACTGCACTgtgcaaatgttttaaaaaatgtttctctctAGTTGCActatttcttttttgtaaattattttacatttttattacatatttatgaaaatacCAGATTATGTTCTGAATCTATAATGAAAATATGTATGTAATatgatgtgtatatatatatatatatatgtaatgtaaatatgtatgtatgtaatatgaacaaagtttttaattttgtattaaatGGATTTTATGTAAACAGTTTCTAGAACCGACTATTTTTGCTCATTTATTCGTCACCTCACAAAGCGTAAGGGCTTGCACTGCTGAACATTTCCGCCAGGTGTCAGTATTGTATAGGAAAACAAAAACTCCCCAAAACAGAAGAAGTAGTTACAAAATTTTTATTAGCCGTTATTCTAATCTTAATTCTTTTACGACGGTCATGTTCAATATACAATATTTAACGCCCAGTGCTGCAGAAGAAGTCTACATTTAAATGTGGGTGAGCTCTTTCCTTTAAAATAGTAGTCGATAATATTCAGGAAGGGTGGGGAAGAGGAATTACGGATTTGGGCGTGAGAAATGCAGTGTGTGCTAATAAGTGAAAGTGCTATATTTGTTTTCGTTTCTTTGCATGTTGGCTGGCTGTTAGATATTAAAGTCTAGAAGTTAACGCTATAGTTTTACAAAATGTGTGCTTCTGTAGCAGTTGGGTTATTGATTTCAAACATCTAGTTCAAAATCctattaaattagaataatatttGTGAATTATGTCCTACAAGCTAAAATTCCAGtatcttatttttcttttttaaagtgatgatttgagctttgtgacatggcacgttatcctgctggaaagGACCCGCTGGGGCATGGACTCTGTAAGACCCCTGACCCCAGGTCCTGTTGTATATCTGGCACATAGATATTAGctgcagatccttcaagtcctgtaggttgcGATGTGGAGCTGCTGTAGAtcgaacttgttggtccagcacatgctcaattggatggagatctggggaatttcatgcttttcatcatgttcctcaaaccattcctaaaCAATGTGTACAGTGTGGCAGTGTTTGTTATCCTGCTAAACCAAGGAACACCATTATCATGAAAGGGTGTATGGTCTGCAACAATTTTTAGGTACAATTTGGCACGTGTCAAATTTACGTCCACATGAATGGCTGGACCCATGGTTTGGCCAGGgcatcacactccctccaccAGCTTGTCGTCGTCCCACAGTTTAACCTGGTGCTATCACTTCCCCAATTAAAGAGTGCACACATACATGGCCTTACACCTGCTATAAATGAAAATGGGACTCATTGGACCAGAcgaccttcttccactgctccaaggtccagttccAATGCTTGCGAGCCCATTGTAGGCACTTTcgacggtggacaggggtcatcatagacactctgattggtctgcaGTTACACAGCCCAATGCGCAGCAgagtgtgatgcactgtgtgacttgtgccacagtagaccttctgtaGCCTTCGTTGCCCtcatgcatcagtgagccttgggcGCCCAGCACCCTGTCActggtttgtggtttgtccctcctcgcaccactgttggtaaattctcaccactgctgaccggGAGCAACCCACAAGCCTTGCCGTTTCTGAGATACTCTGACCCAGATGCTTTCACGTCTTTATTTCTGCCCATTTCTCTTGCATCCAACACATGCAAGATTGTTTTCAATCTACCCCCGACCTTGACATGTGAGcttgttaggagatgatcaacAATATATGCTTCACTTGTGACTGGTCATAATATTTTGGCTCATCAGTTGTTACCATATATCCATTTGTTACCTTGGAATAGTTTTGTGTTTCAATCAGAAAAAGCTTAAAAATAGGTTGCTTAATGGCAGGATACCATTGTGCCATCAgtagtagggatgcaccaatcTGCCTTTTTCGCTTCCGATACCGCTTCCGATAcctggggacacttgacttgacattttgatattcaacagtgcttttgatctgcctgcattgacactattctttaagagctgctgtgcagtcaaacaatgtaccagatatcaatgtaaagctgctttgacacaatctacattgtaaaaagcgctatataaataaaggtgacttgacttgacttgacctggGATACCTGGGATACCTattcagtatcggccgataccaataCCGACccgatattcaagtaataataaaaaaaagtgctacATTTCCTAATAAACTGTATGCCTCACTGTGTGGAAGAAACTGGGATCATTCTTTTGTGCAAGGCATCAGGCATTACTTGGTATCAACATTACTTTCCtaactttgtaaaacaaaataacaaacagacacaaatgtagtgaattatttattaaataattgtgcatcagtgcaacaaataaataaaccaatagcttcactagcttggtagacattcaaaataaacaggagtccagctgattccttcatccatgactcatggcttgtttttcatgaatgtttaaGTCATACATgacataaactaaatatatttatatataaatataggctatactataaaattaaaagacatttcttttaaatttatagcggagtttttttaatgaggcagcaacatatgatagataggacagaacaaaaaatgctattaacaatcttttattgcgcaaaagtattataaaatgaACGGCTCCCATACAGAGCGGCACAAAGCGCTTATATGCGCATCCtgtgtgcagaatgatgcgcttgaagcatCATGGAGTCACAGCGCGCATCGGCAGCGCTCcgcattgaaaagttcaaagcacaaagtgaatatatattaatgcGTATTGTATTACCGGTATCGTTGTCTACAgatgaagtataataatagaaacactgattcatcttgtagagagtttcattgtgttgactgtCGTAACCGAACGCGACACGCAGTTTGAATGCTGAAtggagaatgactgacagccgcAGCGAGAGAGGCATTtacgtgaactttaatttaacgacttaaatatttatttgtaccTCAAATTCaactatggaatggcttcagaacacttggaatatagtgcacgcaaactttatggtgctttttaatgtttttgtgccttttgtggagcttaacaataacacagaatagTACACGCACAATATCGGATTTGGATCGGTCCCATCCGGCTAGGTTGACCACCATCAAACAAACCAAATGTGGGACGATTACTAAGTTTGTGTGGGACAATGTGTGACATGTTACCAACACTAAAACACAACCTGAAGCTGTTATATAATGTCTATCTaacttaatataaacatttgtattctgactttcagctgataaaaatactttgttcTTTAGTCCCTTCCAGAAAACACCATTACATCACAATGTAACATAACAtgtctttattttacatgtaattTAAATTCAACATCACTGACCCTAAAGGCAGCAGGCATCATGCAGATAACTATTTTTGAATtaaggtgaccagatttctgaaatggaCATTTCCTATTTGAGTGTTCAAAATATCACcaaaatctcatttgttattactgtatctatttattaaaaaacagggacaatacatttttgaatgtttttgtttttaattgttgtggGTTCCTTATAGgctattattacattaataattatgatttagttttattattaggatttttgcactggttttaatacaattcaccaGAATATTTTTACACAATTAATAGTAACCATTGTAAaagcagttcaaaacaatatgccTATTATAACATTAGTAtgactttacaaaagcacattacgttacaaaaataaaacaacataaatataagaagataaatataaaacggcatttaacaaatatattttaacattattgaattcaatattttaattttcacaagctgtttttagctactgtatacagaaattacaactgttttaacttttaactatttttaactattattttgcattttaaactcattttaagcacaaagtacgtgtattattttattttatttcttttatttattcatatctgAGTGTACCTTCACCACGTAGTTAACCCTCTACTGCAcacatgttgaaaaaaaaatattgcacataattttttggttcatttgggaactttttttttttttttttttcgataatttttttttttttttaccctccCACCCTCCCCCCACCCCAAAATATTTAATGGTACAGAATCATAGAGAAAATTATCatcaaaatcacatttaaaaaaaaaaaaaaatgtcaagaaatcattaaataaaaaggtaaaaacacttgaaagacattgatatattgaatttgatacATGCATAGGTCTGTATCATGTAGTGTGCCATGCCATATAATGTACTTCATGTAATAAGATTTCACTCCCTACGAAACTTCAAAAAGCAGTTCTTCTCTGCTGTGAAATTGTGGTGTATGttacaatttttgcacatcactttGGGCGTTCTTGCACACCAAGGAACCCTGCATCTTCCCTTCTTATAACACATTATGGCCAGTGTGAGGTATTGTCCAAAAGATCCTCGAAAAGTACCCCTTatttctgaacatgcaaaataaaataaaaaatcataaaacctgacaaaagtcttctctacaccttcatacacacacacacacacacacacacacatattttttatgtacagttcatgtcattttaaataagattactaaagcaaataatcttgcCTTTTTTCCACACCATGTGCTCCTGTGACCATGTGTCAGAACAGGATGTCCCACCTTTAAATGGTGCTTGATAGTGACTCCCACACTTTACTGGACTGTTCTTTGGTACTTTCTCGACCTTTCTAATTGgttgtaatcatttaaagaaaaaaatactaaacatagggcttaagaaaactttccgTTGCATGAGGGCAACGCTGTGCTGTAGAGGGTTAAGACGTGTGTGTGGAAATTGCTGCGTTGTGACTGCGGAACGTTTGTGGACttttaaaattgtgcaaaacaatCTCGCACCCTGTTGAGGCCctgttataaaacatacaaacagtattactttaatttaacatgaatagttaGTATGTTAGTACCTTGAAACCGATAAcgatgtttattttgatatttgacgATAATGGCgctctgctctggtccagatcCAGATTACGTTCCTCATGAAGTAGTGGCGCGCGCGCGACCAAGTGTAGCTGCACAGTCCCCTCTGTTGGAGAACATGATCACTACACAATTTCTCCAGCAGGCTGCTGTATGCTCGTCAGGCTTTTTGCAATGTATATGCGGGTTGTTTTGAACGAACTATAAAACGGGGACAGCTCAAGTCGGGGACCGAACACGAAAAACCGGGACTGTCCCCGAAAAACGgggacgtctggtcaccctatTTTTGAAACAGTTCTGACCAAGTCCAGCTCCGCTCCACATTTCGATTGACAGCCGTCACAACCTACTAGTGACCGTGTTTACTCCTTTCTTTTCAACCATTGGATAGGATTTAAAAAAACGGCTGTTGTATTTGTGTAAGGCGGGATGTTACTTTTGTCGAAGCGCTGTTAAATATAGGTGAAAAACTACGCagcaaaaagaataaataaaatgttttcttaaaaAGGCAAAAGAACGCACGCACGTTTTCCTAATATGATAATTAAAAACCAACAGACTGATGAAAATGCGGGACATTTTCTCAATATGCAACGTGCGGGACAAGGAGAGAAAATGCTGTGCGGTACAACGCAAAGCGGGACGGGTGGTCACCCTACATCCGGCCGATACGCGATCCAgcaaaaatggcagtatcggagccgatatcggatcggtgcatccctaatcaGTAGTGTCACGACATGCCCCACAATTGGAAAATGTGCTTGCTAAATAGTAGCATGTTTaatgaactatatatatatatatatatatatatatatatatattttttttttttttttactgggcAATAATGGCAGAAGTCTTCTATAGCTTTTCTGTAGCCAAGACTTAAAGAAGtgtctaaatattttttatgtcaaGAAATGCAGTTGTGACAGAAGTGTTCTTCGGTTCGTCCAGCTACTTTCTCTGTCAGGTACGTCAGATCATCAGAATGAATCTGAAATTCACAGAGGGTCATTAAATTAAGtgaaatatttacttaattCTAATGCAAATCTTTGGTTTTGTACTTTCTTGTATACTTGTACCAGTTGGGTTTCTTCAGTGGGCAACGAGTCCAATGAGTTGGTCATCAGCATTAAACTACAGTTACAGTAACACCCCAGAAATCTAGTTATAAGAGTGggaaattcataaaaaaaaaataaggggAGGAGAATGGCGGAGTGAGTAGAACGTGACCTTTGATTGTGGATCACGTTGTCTAactgttaaatattttactaaGCCATTGAGTCAAAGCAGAGTGAGAATGGCTCAAAGAGTGAACTGAAGATTGCACTTAAAGGCTGCTCAGTttgatgaacaaaacaaacatccTCATCAACAGCCAACATACAGCACGTGTACGTGTTCGGCTCACGACAAAACAGTACCTCCAGTATTTTTGGTCTGTGTGTCTTACAATGGTTGATATACtgtaaactaccattcaaatgtttggaatCACTATGCATGGTTTgtgttttactgtcattttaatcaattgatcaaaattacataaattacattGAACTGTAACAaaaattgatatatatatatatatatatatatatatatatatatatatata contains:
- the LOC127517551 gene encoding E3 ubiquitin-protein ligase NEURL3-like, giving the protein MTEKKKEQVKCVCHTLGSLKAISFHSDVKGRLITLSDSGRRVTRDVSSFCHGLTFSGRQVKIEEKVRLRVNDSVRGWHGSLRVGFTHVLPEQTTLPPLAIPDLTNSPLYAAAVVPMGFCRPGSEIQFWLKKNGCLRIRSSDGRTHTEPTRLNPKWPIWAMIDVYGQTTSVVMLGSKKRCCIFTRRSCAALTHTEDKETLERKMEQMNMLEQRNLRNHYLDNTDHETPDCEECVVCYSNVANSRLSCGHKCVCTPCGMRVYMTFGTCPLCRQPLSSFHPYD